One Microlunatus soli genomic window carries:
- a CDS encoding integrase catalytic domain-containing protein, with the protein MAARKAITQAQLAKWPKASKVEKSAILDSVCGVTGWHRDHARKAIRTLLADPQHGSAPRKRREPALTYGPAAIEVLERCWAALDGPAGKRLKPALDEVLNNLARHGHLADIDPAVIVQVRQMSAATIDRRLAPARTGLVAGKGISHTRPGSLLKSSIPMKTWHEWNDTIPGIIQIDLVGHDGGDANGHFHYSLDATDVATGWTETITVRSKGERIVAAGLEQLWLRFPFHISGIHSDNGSEFINHHLLNWCTSRKITFSRGRSSHSNDQAHIEQKNWSVVRRNVGYYRYDSRRELDLLNQLWPLVSIQVNQFLPQQRLISKTRHGAKVSKRHDQGATPSHRLLTQFGDMVDPHDRTRLENLRHDTDLVELKHQISDIQANLLELARRRGQITRRAKTNHVYLSGKKLPTKRASSDESTTQTTRAS; encoded by the coding sequence TTGGCTGCGCGGAAGGCGATCACGCAGGCTCAGTTAGCCAAGTGGCCGAAGGCGTCGAAGGTGGAGAAGTCGGCGATCCTGGACTCGGTGTGTGGGGTAACGGGCTGGCATCGTGACCATGCCCGGAAGGCGATCCGGACCCTGCTGGCCGATCCCCAGCACGGCTCTGCCCCGCGGAAACGACGAGAACCGGCTCTGACCTACGGCCCAGCAGCGATCGAGGTGTTGGAGCGGTGCTGGGCAGCACTGGACGGCCCGGCCGGGAAGCGACTGAAACCGGCACTGGACGAGGTGCTGAACAACCTTGCCCGGCATGGCCACCTGGCCGACATCGATCCGGCCGTGATCGTCCAGGTCCGGCAGATGTCGGCAGCCACCATCGACCGACGATTAGCGCCGGCCCGGACCGGGCTGGTCGCCGGCAAGGGCATCTCCCACACCCGACCCGGCTCGTTGTTGAAGTCCTCGATCCCGATGAAGACCTGGCACGAATGGAACGACACCATCCCCGGCATCATCCAGATCGATCTGGTCGGCCACGACGGCGGCGACGCCAACGGCCACTTCCACTACAGCCTCGATGCCACTGACGTGGCCACCGGCTGGACCGAAACCATCACCGTCCGCTCCAAAGGCGAACGGATCGTGGCAGCCGGGCTGGAACAACTCTGGCTCCGGTTCCCCTTCCACATCAGCGGGATCCACTCCGACAACGGCAGCGAGTTCATCAACCACCACCTGCTGAACTGGTGCACCAGCCGGAAGATCACCTTCTCCCGCGGGCGGTCATCCCACTCCAACGACCAAGCCCACATCGAGCAGAAGAACTGGTCAGTGGTGCGCCGCAACGTCGGCTACTACCGCTACGACAGCCGACGCGAACTCGACCTCCTGAACCAGCTCTGGCCCCTGGTCTCGATCCAGGTCAACCAGTTCCTGCCCCAACAACGACTGATCTCCAAAACCAGGCATGGAGCGAAAGTGAGCAAACGTCACGATCAGGGCGCCACCCCCAGCCACCGACTCCTCACCCAGTTCGGCGACATGGTCGACCCCCACGACCGGACCCGACTGGAAAACCTCCGCCACGACACCGACCTGGTCGAGCTGAAACACCAAATCAGCGACATCCAAGCCAACCTGCTCGAACTCGCCCGCCGCCGGGGCCAGATCACTCGCCGCGCCAAGACCAACCACGTCTACCTCAGCGGCAAGAAGCTACCCACCAAGCGGGCATCTTCAGATGAGTCAACGACCCAAACCACGCGGGCATCTTGA
- a CDS encoding aromatic ring-hydroxylating oxygenase subunit alpha, with protein sequence MSTTATEDETTARHRPATTDLRGPLAGLIGRRRPGYSLPAPFYTDRAVFDHDLAAIFGEHWLFVGAEPEIAEPGDYVTVQVGTSSVIVLRDDDGDVRALHNVCRHRGTRLLDDRRGSTGNIVCPYHQWTYGTDGSLLHAGQQPAGFDKSCFTIKQVAVRRIGGLIFICLAEQPPADVDEMAERITPYLLPHDLTRTRIAAQDEVIVQANWKLAMENNRECYHCEGSHPELTCVFFPTYGYAVEDLPPRLLPAHARYLGAEAALERTCDERSIPYAAIEELHGRPTGFRIQREALDGGGESYTTDGTAASTKLLGDLDTARLGRLSLHIQPNAWFHFLGDHAVVFSLLPLDVDRSVIRTTWLVHSDAVEGVDYDHDRLTDVWRKTNAQDAALCQRAQLGVTDPAYQPGPYAPNEYQVDHFIRWYLERLEHNLGREADR encoded by the coding sequence ATGTCCACCACGGCCACCGAGGACGAGACGACTGCACGCCATCGACCGGCGACCACCGACCTCCGCGGTCCGCTGGCCGGTTTGATCGGCCGTCGGCGGCCCGGCTACTCGTTGCCGGCGCCGTTCTACACCGATCGGGCCGTGTTCGATCATGATCTTGCGGCGATCTTCGGCGAACATTGGCTCTTCGTCGGCGCCGAGCCGGAGATCGCCGAGCCCGGCGACTACGTCACCGTGCAGGTCGGGACGTCATCGGTGATCGTGCTGCGCGACGACGACGGCGACGTCCGTGCGCTGCACAACGTCTGCCGGCATCGCGGGACCCGGCTGCTCGACGACCGTCGTGGATCCACCGGCAACATCGTCTGCCCTTACCACCAATGGACCTACGGCACCGACGGGTCGCTGCTGCATGCCGGCCAACAGCCGGCCGGGTTCGACAAGAGTTGCTTCACGATCAAGCAGGTGGCGGTGCGCCGCATCGGCGGATTGATCTTCATCTGCCTGGCCGAGCAGCCGCCGGCCGATGTCGACGAGATGGCCGAACGGATCACCCCGTACCTGCTGCCGCACGACCTCACCCGGACCAGGATCGCCGCCCAGGACGAGGTGATCGTGCAGGCGAACTGGAAGCTGGCGATGGAGAACAACCGGGAGTGTTACCACTGCGAAGGCAGCCACCCGGAGTTGACCTGCGTCTTCTTCCCCACCTACGGCTACGCCGTGGAAGACCTGCCACCGCGACTGTTGCCGGCACATGCCCGCTACCTGGGTGCCGAAGCCGCACTCGAACGGACCTGCGACGAACGCAGCATCCCGTACGCCGCGATCGAGGAGTTGCACGGTCGCCCCACCGGCTTCCGGATCCAGCGCGAGGCGCTGGACGGTGGCGGCGAGTCCTACACCACCGACGGTACGGCCGCCTCGACCAAGCTGCTCGGTGATCTTGACACCGCGAGGCTCGGTCGGCTCAGTCTGCACATCCAGCCGAACGCCTGGTTCCACTTCCTCGGTGATCATGCCGTCGTCTTCTCGTTGCTGCCGCTGGATGTCGACCGGTCGGTGATCAGGACCACCTGGTTGGTGCATTCCGACGCCGTCGAAGGGGTCGACTACGACCATGATCGACTGACCGACGTCTGGCGCAAGACCAACGCCCAGGACGCGGCTCTGTGCCAGCGGGCGCAACTCGGGGTGACCGATCCGGCGTATCAACCGGGGCCGTACGCACCGAACGAGTACCAGGTGGATCACTTCATCCGGTGGTATCTGGAGCGGCTGGAACACAACCTGGGACGGGAGGCCGACCGATGA
- a CDS encoding NADH:flavin oxidoreductase, protein MRTIDPLLQPYRLKHLTLRNRVVSTSHEPAYAEDGMPKDRYRRYHVEKARGGVGLTMIGGSAVVAPDSPPAFGNLELYRDEIVGWLRRLADEVHEHGAGVMIQVTHLGRRSSNFSGDWLPLVYPSALREPAHRSFPKIAEDWDLDRIVGNYADAAVRCRDAGLDGIELQAYGHLMDAFLSPATNHRTDSYGGDLEQRMAFPRRVITAVRSAVGPDFVVGIRMSMDEDKADGLSESEALRALRQYVDDGIDFLSVIKGTIDSDATLAKVIPSMGTPAAPFLDFAGRIRQAVDIPVMHASRISDVATARHAIRDGLLDLVGMTRAQLADPYLVSKIAAGEEDRIRPCVGANYCLDAIYESGDAKCIHNPATGRELQLPQRITAATGRRRRAVVIGAGPAGLEAARVLGERGHDVTVLEAADRPGGQILLAASAARRRDLIGIVDWRRAEAERAGVRFRFGMYAEADDVLHLRPDLVIVATGGVPNRSFLAEGQDLVSDSWDVMDGSLRATGTVLVFDDNGSEPALDATEKLITDGARVEYVTPERTLAPAVGSMNSPGYLAAFAAGGVTVTLGRRLSRVADKDGRLFVELSSDYAPGSLDRVVDRVVVEHGTLPNDELYFALRAGSTNLGEVDHDALLAGEPQRVRTNTDGGYQLFRIGDAVASRNIHAAVYDALRLCHPF, encoded by the coding sequence GTGCGCACCATCGATCCGCTGCTGCAGCCCTACCGGCTCAAGCACCTTACCCTGCGCAACCGAGTGGTCAGCACCTCGCACGAACCGGCCTATGCCGAGGACGGGATGCCGAAGGATCGCTACCGCCGCTACCACGTGGAGAAGGCCCGCGGCGGCGTCGGACTGACCATGATCGGCGGCTCCGCCGTCGTCGCACCGGACAGCCCGCCGGCGTTCGGCAACCTCGAGCTGTATCGCGACGAGATCGTCGGCTGGCTGCGACGGTTGGCCGACGAGGTGCATGAGCACGGTGCCGGGGTGATGATCCAGGTCACCCATCTGGGCCGTCGGTCCAGCAACTTCTCCGGCGACTGGCTGCCGCTGGTCTATCCGTCGGCGCTGCGCGAACCGGCGCACCGGTCGTTCCCCAAGATCGCCGAGGACTGGGACCTGGACCGGATCGTCGGCAACTACGCCGATGCCGCCGTCCGCTGCCGCGACGCCGGACTGGACGGCATCGAGTTGCAGGCCTACGGGCATCTGATGGATGCGTTCCTGTCGCCGGCCACCAACCACCGGACGGATTCCTACGGTGGTGATCTTGAACAGCGGATGGCCTTCCCGCGCCGGGTGATCACCGCCGTCCGGAGTGCCGTCGGCCCCGATTTCGTCGTCGGGATCCGGATGTCGATGGACGAGGACAAGGCCGATGGACTGTCCGAATCCGAAGCCCTGCGGGCATTGCGGCAGTACGTCGACGACGGCATCGACTTCCTCAGCGTGATCAAGGGCACCATCGACAGCGACGCCACGCTGGCCAAGGTGATTCCGTCGATGGGCACCCCGGCTGCACCGTTCCTGGACTTCGCCGGCCGGATCCGGCAGGCCGTCGACATCCCCGTGATGCACGCCTCCAGGATTTCCGACGTCGCGACCGCCCGGCACGCGATCCGCGACGGCCTGTTGGATCTGGTCGGGATGACCCGGGCCCAGCTCGCCGATCCGTATCTGGTGTCCAAGATCGCGGCCGGTGAGGAGGACCGGATCCGACCTTGCGTCGGCGCGAACTACTGCCTGGACGCGATCTATGAGTCCGGCGACGCCAAGTGCATCCACAATCCGGCGACCGGTCGGGAGCTGCAGCTGCCGCAACGGATCACTGCCGCGACCGGACGACGCCGACGCGCCGTCGTGATCGGGGCCGGGCCGGCCGGGCTGGAGGCTGCCCGGGTGCTCGGGGAGCGCGGTCACGACGTGACGGTGCTGGAGGCCGCCGACCGGCCGGGTGGTCAGATCCTGCTCGCCGCATCGGCCGCCCGGCGACGGGACCTGATCGGCATCGTGGACTGGCGGCGGGCCGAGGCCGAACGGGCCGGGGTCCGATTCCGGTTCGGGATGTACGCCGAGGCCGACGACGTGCTGCACCTGCGGCCGGATCTGGTGATCGTGGCGACCGGCGGCGTACCGAATCGGTCGTTCCTGGCCGAGGGACAGGACCTGGTCAGCGACAGCTGGGACGTGATGGACGGCTCGCTGCGCGCCACCGGCACCGTGCTGGTCTTCGACGACAACGGTTCCGAGCCGGCGCTGGACGCGACCGAGAAGTTGATCACCGACGGCGCCCGCGTCGAATACGTCACACCCGAACGCACGCTGGCGCCGGCGGTCGGCAGCATGAACTCCCCCGGCTACCTGGCCGCCTTCGCCGCCGGCGGCGTCACCGTCACCCTCGGCCGTCGACTCTCCCGGGTCGCCGACAAGGACGGCCGGCTCTTCGTCGAACTGTCCAGTGACTACGCGCCCGGCAGCCTGGACCGGGTCGTCGACCGGGTCGTCGTCGAGCACGGCACCCTGCCCAACGACGAGCTCTACTTCGCTCTGCGGGCCGGCTCGACCAATCTCGGCGAGGTCGATCACGACGCGCTGCTGGCCGGCGAACCGCAGCGTGTGCGAACCAACACCGACGGCGGCTATCAACTGTTCCGGATCGGTGATGCCGTGGCCAGCCGCAACATCCATGCCGCCGTCTACGACGCGCTCCGACTCTGCCACCCGTTCTGA
- a CDS encoding LysR family transcriptional regulator has product MIDPRLHVLRVVAAQGTVTAAAQTLNYTPSAVSHQLRSLSRDLGVPLLEQDGRRVRLTAAARVLVARADELYARWEEIRGELDEARDVYTGSLRLCGFSTAASALLPPVVSEVRARHPYCQVRIIEADPEECFNLLLADQADVAVVVATATLPSSADPRFEQAPLLDDPLDLLVPVDNPLAARVSVLLSDAAGEDWILDRVGRPYHQLVVTACAAAGFAPSVAHESAEWDSGAALVGAGLGVALVPRLARIPADERTVRVPLRGDPIPARHILTAVRRGSRQQTGIATALAALADVARRHPGLRELA; this is encoded by the coding sequence ATGATCGACCCCCGGTTGCACGTGCTCCGGGTCGTCGCCGCGCAGGGCACCGTGACGGCGGCCGCGCAGACCCTGAACTACACCCCGTCGGCGGTGTCACACCAACTCCGCAGCCTGTCTCGTGATCTTGGTGTCCCGTTGCTGGAACAGGACGGCCGTCGGGTCCGATTGACCGCCGCCGCCCGGGTGCTGGTCGCCCGCGCCGACGAGTTGTACGCCCGCTGGGAGGAGATCCGCGGCGAGCTGGACGAGGCTCGCGACGTCTACACCGGATCGCTGCGGCTGTGCGGTTTCTCCACCGCCGCGTCGGCACTGCTGCCGCCGGTGGTGTCGGAGGTCCGGGCCCGTCATCCCTACTGTCAGGTCCGGATCATCGAGGCCGATCCGGAGGAGTGTTTCAACCTGCTGCTGGCCGATCAGGCCGACGTCGCCGTCGTCGTGGCCACGGCGACGCTGCCGTCCAGCGCCGACCCGCGTTTCGAACAGGCCCCGCTGCTGGACGACCCGTTGGACCTGTTGGTGCCGGTCGACAATCCGTTGGCCGCCCGGGTCTCGGTGCTGCTCAGCGATGCTGCCGGTGAGGACTGGATCCTGGATCGGGTCGGCCGTCCCTATCACCAGCTGGTGGTGACGGCGTGCGCGGCCGCCGGCTTCGCCCCGTCGGTTGCGCACGAGTCGGCCGAGTGGGACAGCGGTGCCGCGCTGGTCGGCGCCGGGCTCGGTGTCGCGCTGGTACCGCGGTTGGCCAGGATCCCGGCCGATGAGCGGACCGTGCGGGTCCCGCTGCGGGGCGACCCGATCCCGGCCCGGCACATCCTGACCGCGGTCCGCCGCGGCAGTCGGCAGCAAACCGGGATCGCCACCGCGCTGGCCGCATTGGCCGACGTCGCCCGCCGGCATCCGGGATTACGCGAGCTGGCCTGA
- the orn gene encoding oligoribonuclease: MRLLRAGPIRATVTRVNEQVLVWIDCEMTGLDLVNDALIEVAALVTDSELNVLGEGIDVIIKPSQQALDQMNDFVRSMHEHSGLLDELAAGTTMADAEQQVLSYISEHVPEAGKAPLAGNTIGTDRSFLARDMPTLESYVHYRNVDVSSIKELARRWYPRVYYQSPDKSGNHRALADIRESIEELRYYREALFVPQPGPDTATAKEIARKHQGELSDEDPGAPAEPATA; this comes from the coding sequence ATGCGTCTGCTGAGAGCCGGCCCGATCCGGGCTACAGTGACCCGCGTGAATGAGCAGGTACTGGTCTGGATCGACTGCGAGATGACCGGCCTCGATCTCGTCAACGACGCGCTGATCGAGGTCGCAGCCCTGGTGACCGACTCCGAGCTGAACGTCCTCGGTGAGGGCATCGACGTCATCATCAAGCCGAGCCAGCAGGCACTGGACCAGATGAACGACTTCGTCCGCAGCATGCACGAACACTCCGGGCTGCTCGACGAACTCGCAGCGGGTACGACGATGGCCGACGCCGAGCAGCAAGTGCTGTCCTACATCTCCGAGCACGTCCCCGAAGCGGGCAAGGCGCCGCTGGCCGGCAACACGATCGGCACCGACCGCTCCTTCCTGGCCCGCGACATGCCGACCCTGGAGTCCTACGTCCACTACCGCAACGTCGACGTCTCCTCGATCAAGGAACTGGCCCGCCGCTGGTACCCGCGGGTCTATTACCAATCGCCGGACAAGTCCGGTAACCACCGCGCACTGGCCGACATCCGGGAATCGATCGAGGAGTTGCGGTACTACCGCGAAGCGCTGTTCGTCCCGCAGCCGGGACCGGACACCGCGACCGCCAAGGAGATCGCCCGCAAACACCAGGGCGAACTGAGCGACGAGGACCCCGGAGCACCCGCCGAACCGGCGACCGCCTGA
- a CDS encoding MFS transporter: MPTPPETIEWRKIAVPAYGPTILVAVGQGAIQPLVALSARDLGASVGVAALIVALTGIGQLLGDLPAGALAARIGERRALIIACLVDAVALFGAFLARSLIMLALAVLVAGLAGAVFSLARQKYLTEAIPIRIRARALSTLGGAGRIGVFVGPFVSALIVSRTSIGAAYGFAAAMSLVAAVLAFATPDLTSGQEHSDGPRRHRSVLSVLSEHRRVLLLLGSGILVISAVRATRQTIVPLWAESHGLDATTTSLIYGISAGVDMLMFFPGGAIMDRFGRAAVAVPAMLVLGTGFVLLPLTSSALTIGSVACLMGLGNGISSGIVMTLGADASPDDGRAQFLGGWRLFSDLGNAGGPLIISAISTLASLAVAVLVMGGIGYLGAGWLARWVPRFALQPSHASAESRPDPGYSDPRE; encoded by the coding sequence GTGCCAACGCCTCCCGAAACCATCGAGTGGCGCAAGATCGCCGTTCCGGCCTACGGCCCGACGATCCTGGTGGCAGTCGGGCAGGGTGCGATCCAACCGTTGGTGGCGTTGTCCGCCCGCGATCTCGGCGCCAGCGTTGGGGTCGCGGCGCTGATCGTCGCGCTGACCGGCATCGGCCAGCTGCTCGGTGACCTGCCGGCCGGGGCGCTGGCGGCCCGGATCGGTGAACGACGGGCTCTGATCATCGCCTGCCTGGTCGACGCGGTCGCCCTGTTCGGCGCCTTCCTGGCTCGTTCGCTGATCATGCTCGCGCTCGCCGTGCTGGTCGCCGGCCTCGCCGGCGCCGTGTTCAGCCTGGCCCGGCAGAAATACCTGACCGAAGCGATTCCGATCCGGATCCGGGCCCGGGCCCTGTCCACCCTCGGCGGAGCGGGTCGGATCGGCGTCTTCGTCGGCCCGTTCGTGTCGGCCCTGATCGTCAGTCGGACCAGCATCGGAGCGGCGTACGGCTTCGCCGCGGCGATGAGCCTGGTCGCCGCCGTACTGGCCTTCGCCACTCCCGATCTGACCTCCGGCCAGGAACACAGCGATGGGCCACGCCGGCATCGCAGCGTGCTGTCGGTGCTCAGCGAACATCGCCGGGTATTGCTGCTGCTCGGCTCCGGCATCCTGGTGATCTCCGCGGTCCGCGCCACCCGACAGACGATCGTCCCGTTGTGGGCCGAATCGCACGGCCTGGACGCCACCACCACCAGCCTGATCTACGGCATCTCGGCCGGCGTCGACATGCTGATGTTCTTCCCCGGCGGCGCCATCATGGACCGCTTCGGCCGGGCAGCGGTCGCCGTACCGGCGATGCTCGTCCTGGGGACCGGCTTCGTGCTGCTGCCGCTGACCTCCTCGGCGCTGACGATCGGCAGCGTTGCCTGCCTGATGGGACTGGGCAACGGCATCTCCTCCGGCATCGTGATGACGCTGGGGGCCGATGCCTCCCCCGATGACGGACGCGCCCAGTTCCTCGGCGGCTGGCGGCTGTTCAGCGATCTCGGAAACGCCGGCGGGCCGTTGATCATCTCCGCGATCAGCACGCTCGCGTCGCTGGCCGTCGCGGTGCTGGTGATGGGTGGCATCGGCTACCTCGGGGCCGGCTGGTTGGCCCGCTGGGTGCCGCGGTTCGCGCTGCAACCCAGCCATGCGTCTGCTGAGAGCCGGCCCGATCCGGGCTACAGTGACCCGCGTGAATGA